In the Micromonospora narathiwatensis genome, one interval contains:
- the speB gene encoding agmatinase, translating into MTRYGPMFGPDVTFLGVPPCTLDEPDTYADADVVIVGAPFDGGTSHRPGTRFGPSAIRQACYLPHDGSRPSLALRVDGLRDLRVYDAGDVEMFSGDIERSLTSLETAVHAVASAGAIPIVLGGDHSIALPDATGVARHHGLGRVSLVHFDAHADTGDIEFGSLHGHGQPMRRLIESGAVRGDRFLQIGLRGYWPGPETLTWMAGQRMRSYEMTEVVARGLDECLTEAFGIAVDECEGVFLSVDVDVVDPGMAPGTGTPEPGGLTSRQLLDAVRRCCYELPIVGVDVVEVAPPYDHADITAYLGNRVVLEALSAIARRRHDAAGAPPWNPHQPLLDAR; encoded by the coding sequence GTGACCCGCTACGGTCCGATGTTCGGCCCCGACGTGACGTTCCTCGGGGTGCCGCCGTGCACCCTCGACGAGCCGGACACCTACGCGGACGCGGACGTGGTGATCGTCGGCGCGCCCTTCGACGGCGGCACCTCGCACCGGCCGGGCACCCGGTTCGGCCCGTCCGCCATCCGGCAGGCCTGCTACCTGCCGCACGACGGCTCCCGCCCGTCCCTGGCGCTGCGCGTGGACGGCCTGCGGGACCTGCGCGTCTACGACGCCGGCGACGTGGAGATGTTCTCCGGCGACATCGAACGGTCGCTGACCTCACTGGAGACCGCCGTGCACGCGGTCGCGTCCGCCGGTGCGATCCCGATCGTCCTCGGCGGGGACCACTCCATCGCCCTGCCCGACGCCACCGGCGTGGCCCGCCACCATGGGCTCGGCCGGGTGTCGTTGGTGCACTTCGACGCGCACGCCGACACCGGTGACATCGAGTTCGGCTCGCTGCACGGGCACGGCCAGCCGATGCGCCGACTCATCGAGTCCGGCGCGGTACGCGGCGACCGCTTCCTCCAGATCGGTCTGCGCGGTTACTGGCCCGGCCCGGAGACCCTGACGTGGATGGCCGGGCAGCGGATGCGCTCGTACGAGATGACCGAGGTGGTGGCGCGCGGGCTCGACGAGTGCCTGACCGAGGCGTTCGGGATCGCGGTGGACGAGTGCGAGGGCGTGTTCCTCTCCGTCGACGTGGACGTGGTCGACCCGGGCATGGCCCCCGGCACCGGCACCCCGGAACCCGGCGGGCTGACCTCCCGGCAGCTCCTCGACGCGGTCCGCCGCTGCTGCTACGAGCTGCCGATCGTCGGGGTGGACGTGGTCGAGGTGGCCCCGCCGTACGACCACGCCGACATCACCGCCTACCTCGGCAACCGAGTGGTCCTGGAAGCCCTGTCCGCGATCGCCCGCCGCCGCCACGACGCCGCCGGCGCCCCACCCTGGAACCCCCACCAACCCCTCCTAGACGCCCGCTAA
- a CDS encoding gamma-aminobutyraldehyde dehydrogenase: MSDQQQLRNFVNGEYVDPVDGGYADLIDPCTGEVFAQAPVSSAADVDAAMRAAATAFETWRDTTPAERQKALLKLADAVEARAADLVDAEVRNTGKPRQLTADEELPPAVDEFRFFAGAARLLEGRSAGEYMAGHTSYVRREPIGVCAQVTPWNYPLMMAVWKIAPALAAGNTVVLKPSDTTPVSTLLLAEIASECFPPGVFNVVCGDRDTGRALVAHPTPQLVSITGSTRAGMEVAAAAAPDLKRTHLELGGKAPVVIFDDADIAAAAEAIAVGGYFNAGQDCTAATRVLAGPGVYDDFVAALTEQARNTKTGAPDDEDVLYGPLNNANQLARVRGFVDRLPDHANVEAGGSQVGERGYFYAPTVVSGVRQADEVIQQEVFGPVITVQRFSDEDEAVRWANGVDYGLSASVWTRDHGRAMRMTRRLDFGCVWVNTHIPFISEMPHGGFKHSGHGKDLSVYSLEDYTRIKHVMHNIEG, translated from the coding sequence ATGAGCGATCAGCAGCAGCTGCGCAACTTCGTCAACGGCGAGTACGTCGACCCGGTGGACGGCGGCTACGCCGACCTCATCGACCCGTGCACGGGCGAGGTCTTCGCCCAGGCGCCGGTCTCCAGCGCGGCGGATGTGGACGCGGCGATGCGGGCCGCCGCCACGGCGTTCGAGACGTGGCGCGACACCACCCCGGCCGAGCGGCAGAAAGCCCTGCTCAAGCTCGCCGACGCGGTGGAGGCCCGCGCGGCCGATCTGGTCGACGCCGAGGTGCGCAACACCGGTAAGCCCCGCCAGCTCACCGCCGACGAGGAGCTGCCGCCGGCCGTCGACGAGTTCCGCTTCTTCGCCGGTGCCGCCCGGCTGTTGGAGGGCCGGTCGGCCGGCGAGTACATGGCGGGCCACACCTCGTACGTGCGGCGCGAGCCGATCGGCGTCTGCGCCCAGGTCACCCCGTGGAACTACCCGCTGATGATGGCGGTCTGGAAGATCGCCCCGGCCCTCGCGGCCGGCAACACGGTGGTGCTCAAGCCGTCGGACACCACGCCGGTGTCGACGTTGCTGCTGGCCGAGATCGCGTCCGAGTGCTTCCCGCCGGGCGTGTTCAACGTCGTCTGCGGCGACCGGGACACCGGACGTGCCCTCGTCGCCCACCCCACCCCGCAGTTGGTGTCGATCACCGGCTCGACGCGGGCCGGCATGGAGGTCGCCGCGGCGGCGGCCCCGGACCTGAAGCGGACCCACCTGGAGCTGGGCGGCAAGGCCCCGGTGGTGATCTTCGACGACGCCGACATCGCGGCGGCGGCCGAGGCGATCGCGGTGGGCGGCTACTTCAACGCCGGCCAGGACTGCACCGCGGCCACCCGGGTGCTCGCCGGCCCCGGCGTCTACGACGACTTCGTCGCCGCCCTCACCGAGCAGGCCCGCAACACGAAGACCGGCGCGCCGGACGACGAGGACGTGCTCTACGGCCCGTTGAACAACGCCAACCAGCTCGCCCGGGTACGCGGTTTCGTGGACCGGCTGCCGGACCACGCGAACGTCGAGGCCGGCGGATCGCAGGTCGGCGAGCGCGGCTACTTCTACGCCCCGACCGTGGTCTCCGGCGTGCGGCAGGCCGACGAGGTGATCCAGCAGGAGGTGTTCGGGCCGGTCATCACCGTGCAGCGCTTCTCGGACGAGGACGAGGCGGTGCGTTGGGCCAACGGTGTGGACTACGGCCTGTCCGCCTCGGTCTGGACCAGGGACCACGGCCGGGCGATGCGGATGACCCGCCGGCTCGACTTCGGCTGCGTCTGGGTGAACACCCACATCCCGTTCATCTCGGAAATGCCGCACGGCGGCTTCAAGCACTCCGGGCACGGCAAGGACCTCTCGGTCTACAGCCTGGAGGACTACACCAGGATCAAACACGTCATGCACAACATCGAGGGCTGA
- a CDS encoding DUF559 domain-containing protein — MSTQLWRTRELMRVLTVRRIRTQVDREELVRVRRGVYAPYVCDDEDELRALLMCLPEGAMLAMQSAARRHGFGVLREALVHVQLPPQIAKPRLPGLVVHHSVLPARPVLIGGLPCVPAAQCAVDLARSVRRTDALPVLDAALRSGAVTQDDLLVELALHRALRGVRQARDLVPRADGRSECRQESQLRLLLLDAGLPVPEPQMWVYDEYGVPRFRIDLGYRERRVGIEYDGLSHLDRDRLRHDRDRINWLDANGWRMRYFTDRDLYRRPSHILTTIRTALTP, encoded by the coding sequence ATGTCTACCCAGTTGTGGCGGACCCGGGAACTGATGCGCGTCCTGACCGTACGGCGGATCCGAACCCAGGTGGACCGCGAAGAACTCGTACGGGTGCGGCGGGGCGTCTACGCGCCGTACGTGTGCGACGACGAGGACGAGCTGCGTGCCCTGCTGATGTGTCTGCCGGAGGGCGCCATGCTCGCGATGCAGAGCGCCGCCCGCCGTCACGGATTCGGCGTACTGCGCGAGGCGCTCGTACACGTCCAGCTCCCGCCGCAGATAGCCAAGCCCAGGCTCCCCGGTCTGGTCGTCCACCACTCGGTACTGCCGGCGCGTCCGGTGCTGATCGGTGGGCTGCCCTGCGTACCCGCCGCGCAGTGTGCCGTCGACCTGGCCCGTAGCGTTCGGCGGACGGACGCGCTGCCGGTGCTCGACGCCGCGCTCCGCTCGGGTGCCGTCACTCAGGACGACCTCCTGGTCGAGTTGGCCCTGCACCGGGCGCTGCGCGGTGTACGCCAAGCACGCGATCTGGTGCCGCGCGCGGATGGGCGCTCGGAGTGCCGCCAGGAGAGCCAGCTCAGGCTGCTCCTGCTCGACGCAGGGCTGCCGGTGCCCGAACCGCAGATGTGGGTGTACGACGAGTACGGCGTTCCACGCTTCCGCATCGATCTCGGGTACCGCGAACGGAGGGTCGGCATCGAGTACGACGGCCTGTCCCACCTTGACCGGGACCGGCTCCGCCATGATCGCGATCGGATCAACTGGTTGGACGCCAACGGCTGGCGGATGCGCTATTTCACCGACCGCGACCTCTACCGCCGCCCCTCCCACATCCTCACCACCATCCGAACCGCCCTAACCCCCTAA
- a CDS encoding ABC transporter permease, which translates to MRLSRWLADRWVMGAALLVLGYLSLPILVVAGLSFNRPASKLSYDFNEFTLDNWKQPCATADMCDAVGRSMLIGLIATLVATVLGTLMAFALVRHGFKGRAGINGLIFLPMATPELVMGTSLLALFVAAGVPQGFWTIVIAHVMFCVSFVVVTVKARLAGMDRRLEEAAMDLYASEWQTFRRITLPLVLPGILAAALLSFSLSFDDFIITNFNAGTTVTFPMYVWGAAQRGIPPQVNVIGTAMFAIALLLVGASSLQGRRARRAALAATVAARPTAKSGS; encoded by the coding sequence GTGAGACTGTCCCGTTGGCTGGCCGACCGCTGGGTGATGGGCGCCGCCCTGCTGGTCCTCGGCTACCTGTCGCTGCCGATCCTGGTGGTCGCCGGGCTCTCCTTCAACCGGCCGGCGAGCAAGCTGTCCTACGACTTCAACGAGTTCACCCTGGACAACTGGAAGCAGCCCTGCGCCACCGCCGACATGTGCGACGCGGTGGGCCGGAGCATGCTGATCGGCCTGATCGCCACGTTGGTCGCCACCGTCCTCGGCACGCTGATGGCGTTCGCCCTGGTCCGGCACGGTTTCAAGGGCCGGGCCGGGATCAACGGGCTGATCTTCCTGCCGATGGCGACCCCGGAGCTGGTGATGGGCACCTCGCTGCTCGCCCTCTTCGTCGCGGCCGGGGTGCCGCAGGGCTTCTGGACCATCGTCATCGCGCACGTGATGTTCTGCGTGTCGTTCGTGGTGGTCACCGTGAAGGCCCGGCTCGCCGGCATGGACCGGCGGCTGGAGGAGGCCGCCATGGACCTGTACGCCAGCGAGTGGCAGACCTTCCGGCGGATCACCCTGCCCCTGGTGCTGCCCGGCATCCTGGCCGCCGCGCTGCTCTCCTTCTCGCTCAGCTTCGACGACTTCATCATCACGAACTTCAACGCCGGCACCACCGTCACCTTTCCGATGTACGTCTGGGGCGCCGCCCAGCGGGGCATCCCGCCGCAGGTCAACGTCATCGGCACGGCGATGTTCGCGATCGCGCTGCTGCTCGTGGGGGCCAGCTCGTTGCAGGGCCGGCGGGCCCGACGCGCCGCCCTCGCGGCCACCGTCGCCGCCCGGCCGACGGCGAAGAGCGGATCATGA
- a CDS encoding NAD(P)/FAD-dependent oxidoreductase has product MKLPHTGRALADAAPVPYWLDRPERPDPLPPLTGTHEADLLVVGGGYSGLWTALLAKAAEPDRDVLLVEAGTCGWAASGRNGGFCAASLTHGLANGVDRFPGEIDELERLGRENLDAIAATIDRHGIDCDFERTGELAVAVEPYQLAGLAEDAELAGRYGHDVRLLDRDEVRAEVDSPTYLGGMWDRDRVALLDPARLAWGLRRAALDLGVRLHEHTRVTGLHRDGTALRAATTGGAAATPGSVRARRVVLGTNAFPPLLRRLRAWLVPVYDYALMTEPLSEEQRKAVGWANRQGLADLGNQFHYYRITADGRILFGGYDAIYHYGNRMAPELEQREATFTALARHFFTTFPQLEGLRFSHRWGGVIDTCTRFCPFFGTAYDGRLAYAAGFTGLGVGATRFGARVMLDLLGGEQTPLTRLDLVRGKPLPFPPEPFRATGINLTRWSLARADAREGRRNLWLRTLDRFGLGFDS; this is encoded by the coding sequence ATGAAACTCCCGCATACCGGCCGGGCGCTGGCCGACGCCGCGCCCGTCCCGTACTGGCTGGACCGACCGGAACGCCCCGACCCGCTGCCGCCGCTGACCGGTACGCACGAAGCCGACCTGCTGGTGGTCGGTGGCGGGTACTCGGGGCTCTGGACCGCGCTGCTGGCCAAGGCGGCCGAGCCCGACCGGGATGTGCTCCTGGTCGAGGCGGGCACCTGCGGCTGGGCGGCGTCCGGGCGTAACGGCGGGTTCTGCGCCGCCTCGCTCACCCACGGCCTGGCCAACGGCGTCGACCGGTTCCCCGGCGAGATCGACGAGTTGGAACGGCTCGGCCGGGAGAACCTGGACGCCATCGCCGCCACGATCGACCGGCACGGCATCGACTGCGACTTCGAGCGCACCGGCGAGCTGGCGGTGGCCGTCGAGCCGTACCAGCTCGCCGGGCTCGCCGAGGACGCCGAGCTGGCCGGCCGGTACGGCCACGACGTGCGCCTGCTCGACCGGGACGAGGTACGCGCCGAGGTGGACTCACCGACGTACCTCGGCGGGATGTGGGACCGGGACCGGGTGGCCCTGCTCGACCCGGCGAGGCTCGCCTGGGGGCTGCGCCGCGCCGCCCTCGACCTGGGCGTACGCCTGCACGAGCACACCCGGGTCACCGGCCTGCACCGCGACGGCACGGCGCTGCGGGCGGCCACCACCGGCGGCGCGGCGGCCACGCCCGGCAGCGTGCGAGCCCGGCGGGTGGTGCTCGGCACCAACGCGTTCCCGCCGCTGCTGCGCCGGCTGCGCGCCTGGCTGGTGCCGGTCTACGACTACGCGCTGATGACCGAGCCGCTGTCGGAGGAGCAGCGCAAGGCCGTCGGCTGGGCGAACCGGCAGGGGCTGGCCGACCTCGGCAACCAGTTCCACTACTACCGGATCACCGCCGACGGCCGGATCCTCTTCGGCGGCTACGACGCGATCTACCACTACGGCAACCGGATGGCCCCCGAACTGGAGCAGCGGGAGGCCACCTTCACCGCCCTGGCTCGGCACTTCTTCACCACGTTCCCCCAGCTTGAGGGCCTTCGGTTCAGCCACCGGTGGGGTGGCGTCATCGACACCTGCACCCGGTTCTGCCCGTTCTTCGGCACCGCGTACGACGGAAGGCTGGCGTACGCGGCCGGGTTCACCGGGCTCGGCGTCGGGGCGACCCGGTTCGGCGCCCGGGTGATGCTCGACCTGCTCGGCGGTGAGCAGACCCCGCTGACCCGGCTCGACCTGGTACGCGGCAAACCGCTGCCGTTCCCGCCGGAGCCGTTCCGGGCCACCGGCATCAATCTCACCCGCTGGTCGCTGGCCCGCGCCGACGCGCGCGAGGGTCGGCGCAACCTGTGGCTGCGTACGCTCGATCGTTTTGGTTTGGGGTTCGATTCCTGA
- the gabT gene encoding 4-aminobutyrate--2-oxoglutarate transaminase, with the protein MTSSDELHKRRGAAVARGVGSVIPAYVDRAGGGTITDVDGREWIDFAAGIAVTNVGNSAPRVVAAVQAQVERFTHTCFMVAPYESYVAVCEQLNALTPGSFEKRSALFNSGAEAVENAVKIARHATGRPAVVVFDHAYHGRTNLTMALTAKNMPYKHRFGPFAGEVYRVPMSYPLRDGGLDGATAAARAIELVEKQVGAENVAALLIEPIQGEGGFVVPAEGFLPALREWATAAGVVFVADEIQTGFCRTGDWFACQHEGVEPDLITLAKGIAGGLPLAAVTGRAELMDAVHVGGLGGTYGGNPIACAAALAAIETMHELDLAAAARRIGATMGDRLRAIAARDARIAEVRGRGAMLAVEIVQPGTLTPDPAATAAVSAACHAAGLLTLTCGTYGNVLRFLPPLVISDDDLKRGLDILDAAFG; encoded by the coding sequence ATGACTTCTTCCGACGAGCTGCACAAGCGACGGGGCGCGGCGGTCGCCCGCGGCGTGGGCAGCGTCATCCCGGCGTACGTGGACCGCGCGGGCGGCGGCACCATCACCGACGTCGACGGCCGGGAGTGGATCGACTTCGCCGCCGGCATCGCGGTCACCAACGTGGGCAACTCCGCCCCTCGCGTCGTGGCGGCGGTGCAGGCGCAGGTCGAACGCTTCACCCACACCTGCTTCATGGTCGCGCCGTACGAGTCGTACGTGGCCGTCTGCGAGCAGCTCAACGCGCTGACCCCGGGCAGCTTCGAGAAGCGCTCGGCGCTGTTCAACTCGGGCGCCGAGGCGGTGGAGAACGCCGTCAAGATCGCCCGCCACGCCACCGGGCGGCCGGCGGTGGTGGTCTTCGACCACGCGTACCACGGCCGGACCAACCTGACCATGGCGCTGACCGCGAAGAACATGCCGTACAAGCACCGGTTCGGGCCGTTCGCCGGGGAGGTCTACCGGGTGCCGATGTCGTACCCGCTGCGGGACGGCGGGCTCGACGGGGCGACCGCCGCCGCCCGGGCGATCGAGCTGGTGGAGAAGCAGGTCGGCGCGGAGAACGTGGCCGCGCTGCTGATCGAGCCGATCCAGGGCGAGGGCGGTTTCGTCGTACCGGCGGAGGGGTTCCTGCCGGCGCTGCGCGAGTGGGCGACGGCGGCCGGGGTGGTCTTCGTCGCCGACGAGATCCAGACCGGCTTCTGCCGGACCGGGGACTGGTTCGCCTGCCAGCACGAGGGCGTCGAACCGGACCTGATCACCCTGGCCAAGGGCATCGCCGGTGGGCTGCCCCTCGCGGCGGTGACCGGGCGGGCGGAGCTGATGGACGCGGTGCACGTGGGCGGCCTCGGCGGCACGTACGGCGGCAACCCGATCGCCTGCGCCGCCGCGCTGGCCGCCATCGAGACCATGCACGAGCTGGACCTGGCCGCCGCCGCCCGACGGATCGGCGCGACCATGGGCGACCGGCTGCGGGCGATCGCCGCCCGCGACGCGCGGATCGCCGAGGTACGCGGCCGTGGCGCGATGCTCGCCGTGGAGATCGTGCAGCCGGGCACGCTGACCCCGGACCCGGCCGCCACGGCGGCTGTCTCGGCGGCCTGCCACGCCGCCGGCCTGCTCACCCTGACCTGTGGCACCTACGGCAACGTGCTGCGCTTCCTGCCCCCGCTGGTCATCTCCGACGACGACCTCAAGCGCGGCCTGGACATCCTGGACGCGGCCTTCGGCTGA
- a CDS encoding saccharopine dehydrogenase family protein encodes MRILLVGAGGVGSAAVAIAARRSFFETMVVADHDLGRAERAVAGHGDRFVAAALDASTADAVTALCREHRITHVLNAVDPRFVMPIFDGAFAAGADYLDMAMSLSHPHPTVPYAETGVKLGDDQFAVSEQWSAAGRLALCGVGVEPGLSDVFARYAADELFAEIDEVGVRDGANLTVDGYDFAPSFSIWTTIEECLNPPVIWEADRGWYTTPPFSEPEVFEFPAGIGPVECVNVEHEEVLLIPRWVKARRVTFKYGLGDEFIEVLKTLHKLGLDSTRPVRVRGVEVSPRDVVAACLPDPATLGDRMRGKTCAGTYVTGTGVDGRPRRVYLYHVVDNEWSMREYGHQAVVWQTAVNPIVALELLATGAWSGTGVLGPEALPPRPFLDLLTGYGSPWGMEER; translated from the coding sequence ATGCGTATCCTGCTCGTCGGCGCCGGCGGGGTCGGCTCCGCCGCCGTCGCCATCGCCGCCCGCCGTTCCTTCTTCGAGACCATGGTGGTCGCCGACCACGACCTCGGCCGCGCCGAGCGGGCCGTGGCCGGGCACGGTGACCGGTTCGTCGCCGCCGCGCTCGACGCCTCCACGGCGGACGCGGTCACCGCGCTCTGCCGCGAGCACCGGATCACCCACGTGCTCAACGCGGTCGACCCACGCTTCGTCATGCCGATCTTCGACGGCGCGTTCGCCGCCGGGGCCGACTACCTGGACATGGCGATGTCGCTGTCCCACCCGCACCCGACCGTGCCCTACGCGGAGACCGGCGTGAAGCTCGGCGACGACCAGTTCGCCGTTTCTGAACAGTGGTCCGCCGCCGGCCGCCTCGCGCTCTGCGGTGTCGGCGTCGAGCCCGGCCTCTCCGACGTCTTCGCCCGCTACGCCGCCGACGAACTCTTCGCCGAGATCGACGAAGTCGGGGTACGCGACGGCGCCAACCTCACCGTCGACGGCTACGACTTCGCCCCGTCGTTCTCCATCTGGACCACCATCGAGGAGTGCCTGAACCCGCCGGTGATCTGGGAGGCCGACCGGGGCTGGTACACCACCCCGCCGTTCTCCGAGCCGGAGGTCTTCGAGTTCCCGGCGGGGATCGGCCCGGTCGAGTGCGTCAACGTGGAGCACGAGGAGGTGCTGCTCATCCCGCGCTGGGTGAAGGCACGGCGGGTCACCTTCAAGTACGGCCTCGGCGACGAGTTCATCGAGGTGCTCAAGACCCTGCACAAGCTGGGCCTCGACTCGACCCGGCCGGTGCGCGTACGCGGCGTCGAGGTCTCCCCGCGCGACGTGGTGGCCGCCTGCCTGCCCGACCCGGCCACGCTCGGCGACCGGATGCGGGGCAAGACCTGCGCCGGCACGTACGTGACCGGCACCGGCGTCGACGGCCGGCCGCGGCGGGTCTACCTCTACCACGTGGTCGACAACGAGTGGTCGATGCGGGAGTACGGCCACCAGGCGGTGGTCTGGCAGACCGCCGTCAACCCGATCGTCGCGCTGGAGCTGCTGGCCACCGGCGCCTGGTCCGGCACCGGCGTGCTCGGCCCGGAGGCGCTGCCGCCGAGGCCCTTCCTCGACCTGCTGACCGGCTACGGCTCGCCGTGGGGGATGGAGGAGCGGTGA
- a CDS encoding helix-turn-helix domain-containing protein, with protein MADPWLALEFGADPAERIAQVGAAHEAFLTGGATPDRVREVVRRSWERSALLDPEATAPVDLTDDALESYRAVHPLARVLPLFRDLLGGIAQDGAHLMAVCDAYGRLLWVEGHPGVLRHAARMNFVPGARWDETHAGTNAPGTALAVDHSVQIFATEHFVRPVQRWTCAAAPIHDPTTGRLLGAVDITGGDHLANPQSLALVRATARAAEAFLANAAPAEPDVVHVAALGRDEAELRVGGRRVRLGRRHSELLVLLLHHPEGRTGEQLGLDLYGDDRLHPVTLRAELSRLRRALGEELLDSRPYRLRGTVRADFRTVAELLERGDPAGALQAYPGSLLPASDAPGVARLRQLLDGQLRAAVLAAADPALLTAWTATPAGADDLTAWQALARALPPGTPRRPLAVARARQLAQEYDLPRATSLQRRGN; from the coding sequence GTGGCTGACCCGTGGCTCGCCCTGGAATTCGGTGCCGATCCGGCGGAACGGATCGCACAGGTCGGTGCCGCCCACGAGGCGTTCCTCACCGGCGGCGCGACACCGGACCGCGTCCGCGAGGTGGTACGGCGGTCGTGGGAACGGTCCGCGCTGCTCGACCCGGAGGCCACCGCCCCGGTCGACCTCACCGACGACGCGCTGGAGAGCTACCGGGCCGTGCACCCCCTCGCCCGGGTGCTGCCGCTCTTCCGCGACCTGCTCGGCGGAATCGCCCAGGACGGCGCGCACCTGATGGCGGTCTGCGACGCGTACGGGCGGCTGCTCTGGGTGGAGGGCCACCCGGGGGTGCTCCGGCACGCCGCGCGGATGAACTTCGTCCCCGGCGCCCGCTGGGACGAGACGCACGCCGGCACCAACGCCCCCGGCACCGCGCTCGCCGTCGACCACAGCGTGCAGATCTTCGCCACCGAACACTTCGTCCGGCCGGTGCAGCGCTGGACCTGCGCCGCCGCCCCGATCCACGACCCGACCACGGGCCGGCTGCTCGGCGCGGTCGACATCACCGGCGGCGACCACCTGGCCAACCCGCAGAGCCTCGCCCTGGTCCGGGCCACCGCCCGGGCCGCCGAGGCGTTCCTGGCCAACGCCGCGCCCGCCGAGCCCGACGTGGTGCACGTCGCCGCGCTCGGCCGCGACGAGGCGGAGCTACGGGTCGGTGGCCGGCGTGTCCGGCTCGGCCGACGACACAGCGAACTGCTGGTGCTGCTGCTCCACCATCCCGAGGGGCGCACCGGCGAGCAGCTCGGCCTCGACCTCTACGGCGACGACCGGCTGCACCCGGTCACCCTGCGCGCCGAACTGTCCCGGCTGCGCCGGGCGCTCGGCGAGGAACTGCTCGACTCCCGCCCGTACCGGCTGCGCGGCACCGTGCGCGCCGACTTCCGTACCGTCGCCGAGCTGCTGGAACGTGGCGACCCGGCGGGGGCGCTCCAGGCGTACCCCGGGTCGTTGCTGCCCGCCTCCGACGCGCCGGGAGTGGCGCGACTGCGCCAGCTGCTCGACGGTCAGCTCCGCGCGGCCGTGCTGGCCGCCGCGGACCCGGCGCTGCTCACGGCGTGGACCGCGACGCCCGCCGGCGCCGACGACCTCACCGCCTGGCAGGCCCTGGCGCGGGCGTTGCCGCCGGGCACGCCCCGCCGGCCGCTCGCCGTCGCCCGCGCCCGCCAGCTCGCCCAGGAGTACGACCTGCCACGCGCAACGTCCCTGCAACGTCGCGGAAACTAA
- the adh gene encoding aldehyde dehydrogenase: MTRYDAPTHWQSRYDHFIGGEYVKPHGGRYFENPTPVTGQTFCEVARGTSEDVEKALDAAHGAADAWGRTPVAERALILNRIADRMQENLESLAVAETWENGKPVRETLAADIPLAIDHFRYFAGAIRAQEGSLGELDDDTVAYHFHEPLGVVGQIIPWNFPLLMATWKLAPALAAGNAVVLKPAEQTPASIHYLLSLVADLLPPGVVNVVNGFGVEAGKPLASSPRVAKVAFTGETTTGRLIMQYASENIRPVTLELGGKSPNIFFDDVSAVSDDFLDKALEGFTMFALNQGEVCTCPSRALIQQGHYADFLAAAVDRTRQVRQGHPLDTETMIGAQASNDQLEKILSYLDIGRQEGARVLTGGSRADLGGDLSGGYYVEPTIFEGDNSMRIFQEEIFGPVVSVTSFADLDDAVKIANDTLYGLGAGVWTRDINTAYRAGRAIQAGRVWTNCYHAYPAHAAFGGYKQSGIGRENHKMMLEHYQQTKNLLVSYSPKKLGFF, translated from the coding sequence ATGACGCGCTACGACGCGCCCACCCACTGGCAGTCCCGCTACGACCACTTCATCGGCGGCGAGTACGTGAAGCCGCACGGCGGCCGGTACTTCGAGAACCCGACCCCGGTGACCGGGCAGACCTTCTGCGAGGTGGCCCGGGGCACCTCCGAGGACGTCGAGAAGGCCCTCGACGCCGCGCACGGCGCGGCCGACGCGTGGGGCCGCACCCCGGTCGCCGAACGGGCGCTGATCCTGAACCGGATCGCCGACCGGATGCAGGAGAACCTGGAGTCCCTGGCCGTCGCCGAGACCTGGGAGAACGGCAAGCCGGTACGGGAGACCCTGGCCGCCGACATCCCCCTGGCCATCGACCACTTCCGGTACTTCGCCGGGGCGATCCGGGCCCAGGAAGGCTCGCTCGGCGAACTCGACGACGACACCGTGGCGTACCACTTCCACGAGCCGCTCGGCGTGGTCGGGCAGATCATCCCGTGGAACTTCCCGCTGCTCATGGCGACCTGGAAGCTCGCCCCGGCGCTCGCCGCCGGCAACGCGGTGGTGCTCAAGCCCGCCGAGCAGACCCCGGCGTCGATCCACTACCTGCTCTCGCTCGTCGCTGACCTGCTCCCGCCGGGCGTGGTCAACGTGGTCAACGGCTTCGGCGTCGAGGCGGGCAAGCCACTGGCGTCCTCACCACGGGTGGCCAAGGTGGCGTTCACCGGCGAGACCACCACCGGGCGGCTGATCATGCAGTACGCCAGCGAGAACATCAGGCCGGTCACCCTGGAACTGGGCGGCAAGAGCCCGAACATCTTCTTCGACGACGTCAGCGCGGTTTCCGACGACTTCCTGGACAAGGCCCTCGAAGGCTTCACCATGTTCGCCCTGAACCAGGGCGAGGTCTGCACCTGCCCGTCCCGGGCGCTGATCCAGCAGGGCCACTACGCGGACTTCCTCGCCGCCGCGGTCGACCGGACCCGTCAGGTACGCCAGGGCCACCCGCTGGACACCGAGACGATGATCGGGGCGCAGGCGTCGAACGACCAACTGGAGAAGATCCTGTCCTACCTGGACATCGGCCGGCAGGAGGGCGCCCGGGTACTGACCGGAGGATCCCGGGCCGACCTGGGTGGCGACCTGTCGGGCGGATACTACGTTGAACCGACCATCTTCGAGGGCGACAACTCGATGCGGATCTTCCAGGAGGAGATCTTCGGCCCGGTGGTCTCGGTGACCTCCTTCGCCGACCTGGACGACGCCGTCAAGATCGCCAACGACACCCTGTACGGCCTCGGTGCCGGCGTCTGGACCCGGGACATCAACACCGCGTACCGGGCCGGACGGGCGATCCAGGCCGGCCGGGTCTGGACCAACTGCTACCACGCGTACCCGGCGCACGCCGCGTTCGGCGGCTACAAGCAGTCCGGCATCGGCCGGGAGAACCACAAGATGATGCTGGAGCACTACCAGCAGACAAAGAACCTGCTGGTCAGTTACTCGCCGAAGAAGCTGGGCTTCTTCTGA